Genomic window (Rosa chinensis cultivar Old Blush chromosome 6, RchiOBHm-V2, whole genome shotgun sequence):
CTCCAGCCATATCCTAGTAGTTTCACGTCTCCATATATATTTTATGAGATATCCTCCTTCTCAGGAAttcaaaacagaaagaaaaagaacttaacgaatatatatatatatatatatatatatattatggtttttttttttgagaagatatTTTATGGTTATACTAGTCGATCAGTCAATTATTAGTTTTGTCACTGGTCTTAAAGATAAAATAATCGCATGGACAACGTACTTTTGCAATATTTTTACAATtattatatatctatatatagtaTAAATTAATCTTGTAGTTTGTACACATCTGCTAACTGTATTATGTACAATCTCGTAATACAGAAACTAAAGAATAATTTAGATACTAAATTgggaaaaaatcacaaatagtcaATGAGTTATGATTTGTTTAACACTTAGCTCACTAACTTTTTAAAAATATaacttaactcactcactttAATATCTATTTTTTACATAACTCACTCCCGTTTAAGAACATCTATTGTGTCGGGTAAAAATTAGTATGAAGAGGGTCATTCTCatcaaattacatataaatatttgaaaaagaaatattaaaattaaaataaataaatatatatattgaagaaAGTTGTTagatttctttttcaaatttttataattttctgaTAATTTCTAATTaaaaaaggaattaaaaaaatatgaatTTTAATTTCTAAACAAAATCTGTGTTTTAGAAATAGATCAAATTGAAAATGTATactttagtgtttagacaaatataccctctaCTTTAATGGCTTCTAACGGAAGATTTAACTGCAGTGAGTTAAGAGTAAATGTGAGTAAGTTAGTTATGTGATATTTTTGGAAAGTCAATGAGTTAAGTATCGAACGGGTCATAACTTAGCAACCATTGATTATTTTTTGTCCACTatattagtaaaaaaaaatttgaagttaGAGTAGAATTCATGCATGCAACATCTCTTATTCAAGAATTTTGATTCAATTGATACATAAATACATAAACTTGTATGATGGAATAGGCATGGAATAAAGCAACCAAGAAATCCTTGGTCAGATGGTCCAGAGTACATTACGCAGTGTCCAATCCCTCCTGGAACAAATTTCACATATGAAATCCACTTATCCGATGAGGAAGGGACTTTATGGTGGCATGCTCATAGTGACTGGACAAGAGCCACAGTTCATGGTGCCATTGTCATCTTGCCCGCTGTTGGAACAACATTTCCATTCCCTCAACCGGATGATGATGAGACCATTATAATTGGTATTGTGCCCTATACACGATTCACTTCGCttcatttttactttttttttttgggccttgTTGTGGCTTCTATAATATTGTTTCCCGGTAATCTTTGAAAGCCTAGAATCTTAGATGAGCAATTGTGGCTCAATTAAATCTCTATATGAATATGTTTTACGGTTTTTGATGTTCTCATTCAACATTTAAGATTAGGGTACTGATCCTAAGATCTAAAACTGATTAGTGTACATTCATTAGCAGCTTTAACCTTACTTTCAAACCCTATTGGGCTATTATAGAGTTTTAGCATTTCATTCAAGATCAAAGGGAACTAGTAATTATAGCTTGAAACACTGATCATCTCAGTCAGTGGTAAATTATTTTAGATCCCAAGTACTGAGCTAGATGCCATGGGTTATTGCTAGCGATAGCGGGAACCAATCATTCGCAGCTTTAGTGGACTTTTAATTTGACTGCGTCGGTGAGGAAAAAAAAGTTTACCCTGTGCCAACAAAGTTACTCCTGCAaggaacaaaaagaaagaaaaaagtttatGTGTATTGTTTTTATAGAAAATAGGATCCACAGATTGACCCTTGCACTGTTTTTGTCTATCCTTGCGTATGTGCAGCATCCTGGTACTTTGGAGATGTGAAAGAACTTGTGGATGTGGCTATGGAAGAAGGTAGCGACTTGCCCCATTCAGATGCTTATACTATAAATGGTGAACCAGGAGATCTTTGTAATTGCTCTAAAGGTATGCTAATACGTTCTCAATTACAGTGTGCTTGATTATGTTTCACCCAATAAAATCATCTCATAATTTCATATTAATTGCAGAAACAACGTACCGTCGAATGGTGGACTACGGAAAGACCTATCTGCTCCGTATAATCAATGCAAATATTAATGCAGAACATTTCTTTGCGGTTGGTGACCACAACCTCACTGTGGTTGGACTAGATGGAGCCTATATAAAACCCATAAACACAGGTTACCTAGTTATAAGCCCTGGACAAGCGATGGATGTCCTCCTTGAAGCAAATCAATCCCCTGGTCAATACTATATGGCTGCTAGACAATACTCGAGTGAGGATGCAGCAGTCGTGGACTTCGACCACGTCAATGTTACTGCAATCCTAGAATATAGAGGCAACTATACATATCGACCTCCTTCCTTTCCAACTACTCTTCCAATGTACTTGGACTATCCAGCAGCAGTAAAATTCACTTTACGAATTAAGAGCTTGGCGACTCCAGAATACCCTATAAGTGTCCCACTAAACGTTACTACTTCAATGTTCATAACCGTTTCCATGAATGAACTTCCTTGTACTCATTCAGGCTGTAAAACGGATCAGAAAATGACTTCAAGCTTGAATAATGTTAGCTGGGCGTTCCCACTCAATACCACAGACGTTCTTCAAGCCTACTACAGgtaatttttttccttctctctctactTTTCATTAATAACTGATatgggagagagagaattacATTTAAATACTCTAGTAATCCATCTTCAACATCAAATTCAGTAATGAATTAgtttgatatattatataaatggGATGTGCGCAAAACCCAAAGCAACTCCATAGTTtctctataatttctgtattataaAGAAGCAAAAACTCCATAATTTTTATATTTCAAGTCCaatagattccctattttacagccTCCATAATTCTTCCCTATAATTTTAACGATTGCTATAAACCTaggaaattttgttttctctttcatcAATGGGAATAGGTATAAGGAATTTATTGGAGCAAAAaagctcctttttttttttctaaaatagagaaaaattaaaatataagaaaattgttggagttgctctacaTTGATAATGGTCATCAATAGAAATTAAGTATTAAGGTGTTTGCTAATCCCTAATGTTAGATAAAAATCCATTACCTTTCAAAATTTAGAAATAGTCTTTTTCATATCcatatatatgagaaaattaatttttgataaCTATACTCATTTCAACGTTGTGATGTAGGAACATAAGCGGGGTTTACACGACAGATTTTCCAGACCAGCCAACTCAATATTATAACTTCACAGAGGAAACTTTTGTGGAAAATATTTTGTTCACTGTACAAGGGACGAAGGTGAAGGTGCTAAATTATAACGAGTCAGTTCAGATTGTGTTTCTAGGGACCGATGTGATGAAAAGCTCTGTTAATCATCCAATGCATATGCATGGATACAGTTTCTACGTGGTTGGCTTTGGTTTTGGAATTTATAACAATGAGAGTGATCCAAAAGGATTTAATTTGGTTGATCCTCCTCAAGCAACTACGTTTGGAGTTCCCAAAAATGGTTGGTTAGCAATTAGATTTACAGCAAATAATCCCGGTATGCTTTACTCTCCCTATTTTTCTATTGGAATcttcaaatttactcacttgacctctatactttttacacctcttatcaaattttcaaatactaaatttactcactaaacctcattaaatttcctcaaataatctcactcatataatttgcaaacaaattattatctttaaaataaaaaatttagtcatttcaatgatttaatcactctataaatcttaactaaatatacatttcttaattaaacttgagtttcaaaaattaatgtctaatcaataagaaaatgccatgaactattatgtttttttttagtagtgcaaaaacaaaaaaaatgaagaaatcatttgtttttattctcaaaaaaaaaatcattttttttaattcttttttttttgtatttttttgtaccacatgattaattatttaaatatttttagatttttttttttgcaaatataatggattgacttagatttaggtcataaatcataagaggatttattttgttttacctcaccaatatgcgttcaacatatatatcatatattttttatgtcacatgatcttaatcatatttttaattcttattaaatatatatgactttagtgagtatgtagtgaaattggaaaatgaaaatagataaggaatacaatctaatatttttgaactggaaagtctacataaaataaatataatatttttttggtataattattgtccttaatagtcattttatagtaggttatatatgtcatttaataattcataatagagtaaggacaagtgagcagatttagaGGTCCCAATATAAACTCTTTTTTTTCTATTACATAGTACTTAGAAATAAATATTATACGAACCCAAAATAGacttttttaaatatatatatatatatatatatatatatatataaacataatcATAGTGTAAACTCTCTTGCATAAGACCCAAAATAGTGCCTTTCCAGTGATGaggtctttttttctttttttttagcaaaACGAAAAATAAAGATGCCCTCAATTCCAACAAGTAAGCTAATGATCATGTTGATAGAaattattcaaatcataaatTATTTAGCCATTACCATATTTATTGTCTTAATTTTGTCCGATTATTGTATTTGTGTACAAATTCTACAAAGAACATATGACTAAACAATCTTCGATTGGGTTAATTTTTTGCAAGTGTAATTCTTGAAAAGGCACTTAAACGATGAACAGTTTCGATGATTTGGTTATATTGTCATTTGGTCTAGATGAGGGCATTCCTCTTTTATTGAAAAAATAATGTCGTCTCTAGAAGGGAACTACAATTTTAGTTATAACATAAGTCCATTGAATttgattatatttttattgttattttcttttgtagGGGTATGGTTTTGGCATTGTCATTTTGAGAGACATTTGAGTTGGGGAATGGACACTGCTTTCATAGTCAAAAACGGTGGCACCGTTCAGACTAGCATGCGCGAACCCCCAGCTTATATGCCTCCATGTAATGCTCAATTGGATTCTCATATCAAAACCGATTCAACAGAAGGAGTAAATATAATCTGATCTATATAATGCATTTATAGATATTAGTTGCCTGCTCATTAGCACAGTGTAGTTTCAATGGCCACGTTCAGGCTACTAAGTCCACTGAGGAGAATACGTCATTTTTAGGAAGACTACTTGATGATATACACGGCTTATCTGCATCTACTTCTTCGGTTTCTCTTTTCCCATGCACGCTCATAGGGGATTCAACTCACAAGCTTGCTAAACTAGCCTTTGTACTTAGGTAATTGTCTCTTGAAGTGACTTTCTTCTATTGTAGTGTACTCACTCATTCTGGTTAATAAAATAGCTAGTGTCGTCCTTTctttaaggaaaaaaacaaaaaagtttcaATGGGAGTTATTGTGCAACTTAATAAGATgaattatttcattaaaaaaacaaaCGAAGTAGAACCAAAATCTAACTCATGAATTCTTTCTCAAAAATTAATTATTGTAGTGGAGAAATATAACACTGGTACTAGTACTTCCATCTATTTTAGACAttgacacatggtcaacttTCTTCTATAATATGATGATTAATACAATATGATGAATACATGCCCAATGTAGTCAGAAATAGCTGATTTTGATCGGAAATCATTGTTCTAAAAATCGATAACGATAGTCGAGCATGTTACATATTGGCGCGCAGAAGCGTAAATATTGAAAACTAATTTTGGGTAGGGAAACATGATGCATGAATGACAAGCAATATAGGAGATGTACAGTCCAAAAACATGTATAGATCTTCTAGAGAGAGATATGGATTGGAGGAGACTCTCAAAATACCTGATAATAAGAACTAGACTCTAATAAAACTTCTACAAAATACTCATCTACATCTTACTCAACTAGACTAGCCTACTTATATAGGCCTACATTAGACAATATCAtaaatatgacaattacaaCAGACATAAGTATTAGACCTTTAACCTTAAACCTTCCTAACTCCCATAACCTGAAAGACACCTGCCTAGCTAGAAACTTCTAGAATGAAAGCAATTAATCAAGCCATATGGAAAGGGAAGGATTAGGTGCTctctttttccatttctttcgcTCGTAAACCTTAAAAGGTTTGACTATGATGTGTTCATCAATTCTCCCCGGCTGAGAAGAACTCGCCTCTGGTGAGATAAAGGTGTAGTATCTTTCTAGGATAATCTGGATCGATGCGGTGCAGCTCCTCCTTAGTTACCCAAGTGTTCTCAGAATCTGGTCTGTCCTTCCATTTAATTAGATACTTCTAGTAGCCACATTTTCTTGTCGAAACAACCTGCTCATCCACAATGTCTTCCACCACATTTCTCTTAGGAACTTTAGAATGAGGCAGACGCAGGGTGATATGTGAGAATTCAGATGAAAATGGTAGTACAGGCACCACAGGTTCTCTATAGGGCAGTAAGTCCTCCACATTAAAAGTTGAACTGATTCCCATTTCTGGAGGGAGTTCTAACACATATGCATTGGTTCGGACCTTTTGCAATACTTTAAAAGGTCCAATGTTGTGAGCTTGTAACTTCTTTGCCTCCCCTTTAGAGAAATGTTCAAGTCTAATTCGAACCATGACAAAGTCTCCCACTGAAAATTCCTCGAATGCTCGATGTACATTAGCAGCCTTCTTGTATTGCTCATTGCTCCTGTTAATTTGACGATTAATCTTAGCATGCAACTCATGAATATGACTTGCAAATTCATTAGCCGACTGTGATGGCCAGCCTATGTGAAACTGTCATGGGAATGAGATCTATTGAAGCTCTGGGCTTGTGACCATAAACAGCTTCAAATGGGCTCATGCCTATAGTCTGGTTAACTGAATTATTATATGCAAACTTAGGAATAGGTAAAATTGAATCCCAAGACCTGATATGCTCACCAACCAAACATCGCAGCAGATTTCCCAAACTTCTATTCACCACTTCAGTTTGCAGATGGTAAGCAAATGAAATCTTGAGTTTGGTGCCCAACATGTGTCACAAAGTCTTCTAAAAATAACTCATGAACCGAACATCATGATCAGACACTATAGTTTTAGGCAAACCATGCAACCGAACAACTTCATCCATGAAAAGCTTGGCTACTTCAGAAGCATCAAATGTCTTAGAACAAGGAAGGAAATGAGCCATTTTAGAAAAACGATCCACAACCACAAAAATGGAATCATGTTGCTGTGTAGTCCTAGGCAACCCAAGCACAAAATCCATGCTAATATCTTGCCAAGGAGCACGTGGGAGAGGCAACGGGGTGTATAACCCTGTCTTTTGGCTTTTGTGCTTTGCCAACTGACAAGTACGACATCATTCAACAACTTTAGCAACATCATGTTTGAGACTAGGCCAATAGAAGCGATTTTCCACAAGAGCAATGGTTTTGTCTCTCCCAAAATGTCTAGCGATCCCACTAGCATGTAGCTCTAAAATTAGGAGGTCTCTCACTGATGCAC
Coding sequences:
- the LOC112173395 gene encoding laccase-15 isoform X3; translated protein: MQPYSFIYHIIYIVPARNPKHERKANWRFLQPRNNSMKPQMNCRLLMTEVLGFLFVFVQFDSLVQGEVHFYAFVVRERNFTKLCVTKSILVVNDSFPGPEIRVHKGDTVFVNVHNQGYYGFTIHWHGIKQPRNPWSDGPEYITQCPIPPGTNFTYEIHLSDEEGTLWWHAHSDWTRATVHGAIVILPAVGTTFPFPQPDDDETIIIASWYFGDVKELVDVAMEEGSDLPHSDAYTINGEPGDLCNCSKETTYRRMVDYGKTYLLRIINANINAEHFFAVGDHNLTVVGLDGAYIKPINTGYLVISPGQAMDVLLEANQSPGQYYMAARQYSSEDAAVVDFDHVNVTAILEYRGCKTDQKMTSSLNNVSWAFPLNTTDVLQAYYRNISGVYTTDFPDQPTQYYNFTEETFVENILFTVQGTKVKVLNYNESVQIVFLGTDVMKSSVNHPMHMHGYSFYVVGFGFGIYNNESDPKGFNLVDPPQATTFGVPKNGWLAIRFTANNPGVWFWHCHFERHLSWGMDTAFIVKNGGTVQTSMREPPAYMPPCNAQLDSHIKTDSTEGVNII
- the LOC112173395 gene encoding putative laccase-9 isoform X2, giving the protein MLNTEREVLGFLFVFVQFDSLVQGEVHFYAFVVRERNFTKLCVTKSILVVNDSFPGPEIRVHKGDTVFVNVHNQGYYGFTIHWHGIKQPRNPWSDGPEYITQCPIPPGTNFTYEIHLSDEEGTLWWHAHSDWTRATVHGAIVILPAVGTTFPFPQPDDDETIIIASWYFGDVKELVDVAMEEGSDLPHSDAYTINGEPGDLCNCSKETTYRRMVDYGKTYLLRIINANINAEHFFAVGDHNLTVVGLDGAYIKPINTGYLVISPGQAMDVLLEANQSPGQYYMAARQYSSEDAAVVDFDHVNVTAILEYRGNYTYRPPSFPTTLPMYLDYPAAVKFTLRIKSLATPEYPISVPLNVTTSMFITVSMNELPCTHSGCKTDQKMTSSLNNVSWAFPLNTTDVLQAYYRNISGVYTTDFPDQPTQYYNFTEETFVENILFTVQGTKVKVLNYNESVQIVFLGTDVMKSSVNHPMHMHGYSFYVVGFGFGIYNNESDPKGFNLVDPPQATTFGVPKNGWLAIRFTANNPGVWFWHCHFERHLSWGMDTAFIVKNGGTVQTSMREPPAYMPPCNAQLDSHIKTDSTEGVNII
- the LOC112173395 gene encoding putative laccase-9 isoform X1 codes for the protein MQPYSFIYHIIYIVPARNPKHERKANWRFLQPRNNSMKPQMNCRLLMTEVLGFLFVFVQFDSLVQGEVHFYAFVVRERNFTKLCVTKSILVVNDSFPGPEIRVHKGDTVFVNVHNQGYYGFTIHWHGIKQPRNPWSDGPEYITQCPIPPGTNFTYEIHLSDEEGTLWWHAHSDWTRATVHGAIVILPAVGTTFPFPQPDDDETIIIASWYFGDVKELVDVAMEEGSDLPHSDAYTINGEPGDLCNCSKETTYRRMVDYGKTYLLRIINANINAEHFFAVGDHNLTVVGLDGAYIKPINTGYLVISPGQAMDVLLEANQSPGQYYMAARQYSSEDAAVVDFDHVNVTAILEYRGNYTYRPPSFPTTLPMYLDYPAAVKFTLRIKSLATPEYPISVPLNVTTSMFITVSMNELPCTHSGCKTDQKMTSSLNNVSWAFPLNTTDVLQAYYRNISGVYTTDFPDQPTQYYNFTEETFVENILFTVQGTKVKVLNYNESVQIVFLGTDVMKSSVNHPMHMHGYSFYVVGFGFGIYNNESDPKGFNLVDPPQATTFGVPKNGWLAIRFTANNPGVWFWHCHFERHLSWGMDTAFIVKNGGTVQTSMREPPAYMPPCNAQLDSHIKTDSTEGVNII